The sequence AGGCACGCGGCCCCGACCGCGACCGCGGCGACGAGCAGCGGGGCCTCCGGGCCCCAGGCGGACGCGGCGAGCGGTGCCAGTACGTAGCCCAGCGGCATCGCGCCCAGCGAGAGCAGCCAGTCGTACGAGGTCACCCGGGCCAGCGCGTGGGCGGGTATCGCGGACTGCACCGCGGTGTCCCACACGGGGCCGAGGAAGCCCAGGCCCGCCAGCGCGACGCCGTACGACGCGATGGTCAGCCAGTGGGGGGCGTCGGCGGCGAGCAGGACGAGCGGGAAGGCGTACGTGGCGAGGGCCAGGTTGGCGACCAGGACCGGTCGGCGCGGCCGGACCCGGCCCGCGAGCAGGGAGCCGAGCAACAGGCCGGCCGACCCGGCCTGGAGCAGGGCGATCCAGGTGCCCCTGCCGCCCTGCCCGCCGACGACGAGGGCCGGTCCGAGCGTCGCCAGGACGGCCGCCGCGCCGTTCCAGGCGGCGTGGGCGACGAGGCTGGTCCAGTACCAGTCGCGGGAGCGGACCTCGCCCCAGCCCTCCTTGAGGTCCGCCGTGAAGGACCTCCGGGGAATCGGCGCCTTCTCGACGTCGATGGCGCCGAGCAGCGCGGCGCTGACGGCGAAGGTCGCACCGTCCAGCAGGAACGCCCAGCCGGGCCCCACGGTGAGGACCAGCGTCCCGGCCAGTGCCGGGCCGCCGAACCGGGTCGCGCTGACGGCCACCGCCATCAGGGAGTTGGCGCGCAGCAGTCCCGAGGGGGCGACGGTGGAGCGGATCAGCGGCGACACGGTCGGCATGGCGAAGGCCCCCGCCGCGCCGCCGAACACCTCGGCCACCGCGATCTGCCACAGCTCCGGCGATCCGCCGAGCAGTTCTGCGCCGACGAAGATCTGGGTCGCGCACCGGACGAGGTCGGTGAGCAGGGCGACCGTACGGGCGTTGAAGCGGTCGCCGATGACGCCGCCGAGCGGCAGCAGGAGCAGCTTGGGGATCATCGCGCAGGCCAGGACGAGGGCGAGTGCCCCGGTCGATCCGGTGGCCTCGTAGACGGCGAGCGTGAGGGCGGCGGGGATCGCTGCGTCGCCGAGGAGGGAGAGGGTGCGTCCGACGAACAGGAGGCGGAAGGCGCGCGTGCGCAGGGGGTGGGGCATGACCGTCAATGTATTTCGGAATCGAATAATTCGTCAACGAAATACCTAGGGGCGGACGGGTGCCGATGCCGGGGACCGGACAAGGGGGCGGGCGTACGATTTCGCTATGGAGCAACGCGACTGGACCGACGGGCATGTGGAGCGGTGGAGGCCGGTCCTGCCCGGTCTCGATCCCGAGGTCGAGGGCGCGGTCACCCGGATGAAGAAGATCTCCGTGCACCTGCGCCGGGCGCGCGAGCAGTCGCTCGTCGATCTCGACCTGGACCGTCAGGAGTTCGACACGCTCCACAAGCTCGCCGGACGCGGCGGCGTGGCGGCGCCCTCCGAACTCTCCGCCGACCTCGACCTCGCCC is a genomic window of Streptomyces sp. NBC_01237 containing:
- a CDS encoding MFS transporter, which gives rise to MPHPLRTRAFRLLFVGRTLSLLGDAAIPAALTLAVYEATGSTGALALVLACAMIPKLLLLPLGGVIGDRFNARTVALLTDLVRCATQIFVGAELLGGSPELWQIAVAEVFGGAAGAFAMPTVSPLIRSTVAPSGLLRANSLMAVAVSATRFGGPALAGTLVLTVGPGWAFLLDGATFAVSAALLGAIDVEKAPIPRRSFTADLKEGWGEVRSRDWYWTSLVAHAAWNGAAAVLATLGPALVVGGQGGRGTWIALLQAGSAGLLLGSLLAGRVRPRRPVLVANLALATYAFPLVLLAADAPHWLTIASYGVALAGLGFLGPVWDTAVQSAIPAHALARVTSYDWLLSLGAMPLGYVLAPLAASAWGPEAPLLVAAVAVGAACLATAAVPGVRKFGPPAPEPKAAEGPEGSEGVKGPEGSEGSQQSKGSEPSGSSVAERTGTPS